From the Methanocaldococcus fervens AG86 genome, the window TAGCTCAAATCTCAACAAAAAGATTGAGAAATAGAATTGCTGGTTATATCACCCACAAAATGAGACAGATACAATAAAAAGGTGAAGCTATGTTTAAAGGGGTCTATCCCGCCATTGTTACTCCTTTTAAAAATGAAGAGATAGATTATAGTGGTTTAGAGGAAAATATAAATTTTCTAATTGAAAACGGCGTTAGTGGAATAGTAGCTGTTGGAACTACTGGGGAAAGTCCTACATTATCGCACGAAGAGCATAAAAAGGTTATAGAAAAAGTTGTAGATATTGTTAATGGGAGAGTTCAAGTCATTGCAGGAGCAGGTTCAAACTGTACAAAAGAAGCTGTGGAACTCTCTATTTTTGCCGAGGATGTAGGAGCAGATGCCGTTTTGTCAATAACTCCCTATTACAACAAACCAACACAGGAAGGATTAAAAAGACATTTTGGAAAAATCGCTGAGTCAATAAATATTCCAATTGTCTTATATAACGTCCCTTCAAGAACCTCTGTTAATTTGGAGCCAAAAACAGTAAAAGCTTTGGCTGAAGAATACAGCAACATTTCAGCAGTTAAAGAAGCTAATCCTAACCTATCCCAAGTTTCTGAGCTTATACATGACGCAAAAGTAACTGTTCTCTCAGGAAATGATGAGTTAACTCTACCAATAATCGCCTTAGGAGGAAAAGGAGTTATTAGTGTTGTGGCAAATGTAGTTCCAAAAGAGTTCGTAGAGATGGTCAATTACGCATTAAATGGAGATTTTGAGAAAGCAAGAGAGATCCACTACAGATTATTCCCATTGATGAAGGCATTGTTTATTGAAACTAATCCAATACCTGTTAAAACCGCTTTAAATATGATGGGAAGACCAGCTGGTGAGTTAAGATTACCATTATGTGAGATGAGTGAAGAACATAAAAAGATATTAGAAAAGGTTTTAAAAGACCTGGGCTTAATCTAATCCTACGGTGAGTTTAATGGATGAAAAAACCATTGAAAAGATAAGAAAAGAGGCTGAAGAGATTATCAACAAATTTAGCGAAGTTTTAGAGAAGTATAACTTAGAGATGGAAGAGAGCTACTATATTGTAGATAGCAGGAATGTATTAAGAGATGATGAAGCGATTGAAAGTAATCCAGAATTTAGGGAGAAGTTTCTAAAAATTGCCCCTAAGGTAAATAAAGAAGGTTATGTTGTTGTAGAAAAAGGTAGCTGGTTGAAATAAAGGTTAAAACCAAAAAGTTTAAGTAATGGTTCTCATATTATTAGATGAAAAACATCATAAGAGGGTGATACCATAAAGAGGAGTTCAAGAAGATGGAAAAAGAAAGGAAGAATGAGATGGAAATGGTATAAGAAAAGATTAAGAAGGTTGAAAAGAGAAAGAAAGAGAGCTAGAACATAAATTCTTTGCCTTTTATTTATTTTATTTTTTAGAAAAATTAATCAATAAATTTAAATAAATTACTGTGAGAGTATGAAGGTTGAGGGTATAACTAAAAAAATTATGGAGCATTTAAAAGAGCCGATAACAATTAGAGAGCTCGCCAAAAAATTAAATATGCATCCAAAAAACTTAGATGTTAAAATTAGAGTATTGAGAGATTTGGGGTTGGTAGAGACAAAAAAGGGTAGAAATGGAGGGGTTAGATTAACAAGAGAAGGTTTATATTTATTGGAGAAGGGAGAAATTACCTTAGGAGCGTTAAAATTACAGATTGTTGCCAAGGATAGAATTGGTTTATTAGCTGATATAACTTCAAGAATATCCAAAATAGGAGGAAATATAACATCAACAGTCCTTGAAAGAGATGGGGAGGATGTTGTTATTTATTTGATTGTGGAAAATGTAGATAAGGATGAAATAAAAAATGCTTTAAATGATGTAGTGAAAAAAATTTCTATTATTTGGTGAGTTGTTATGATAGAGGTTGAAGTTAAAGTAAAAATTGATGACAAGGATAAAATTGCAGAGCAGTTAAAAAATCTTGGCTTTAAATTTGTTAAGAAAAAATTTCAAGAAGATATCTATTTTAATGGAATTGATAGGGATTTTAGAGAAACTGATGAAGCTTTAAGGATTAGAGATGAAGACGGAAAGTTCTTTGTTACATATAAAGGTCCAAAAATAGATAAAATATCAAAAACAAGGGAGGAAATTGAAGTTGGAATAGAAGATAAAGAAAAAATGAGGCAAATATTTATAAAACTTGGATTTAAAGAAGTTCCTCCAATTAGGAAAGTTAGGGAAATCTATAAAAAAGACGATATTGGAGCAAGCATAGATGAGGTTGAGGGTCTTGGCTTATTTTTAGAATTAGAAAAATCAATACCGGATATTAATAAAAAAGATAAGGTTTTAGATGAGCTAATGGAGATACTGAAAAGTTTAAATATTAGTAGAGAGAATATTATTAGAAAATCATACTTGGAGCTAAGGGGGTTGCAATGAAAAACACAAAAATGAAAAAAAGGCAGGCATTGGCGATATTTGTAGCTTTAGCTATGATGCTCTCAGTAATTCCAGTGTTTTTAATGGGAATTTAATTATTTAAAATAACTCCTAATTCTTCCTACCAATTCTCTAAAATCGTTTATGTTAGATGCCCTAATGTCCCTTTTTTGCGGGAATTTTAATATAATCTCATCAAATATGTTTGTATTCTGCGGTTTTTTCATCATATAATAATATTTTGCAATACAGTTAATTCTTGCGGTTATAAGCTCACTTAAATAGTTGAGACACATGTCTTCAGTAACAAGACCCATATAACTGTTTCCCTCTTCAGGTTTTAATAAAGCTATGCCCACCAAAATCTCCACTATATCACATTTAATAAGTTCTTTAGAGTTTTGTTGTTTCTTTTTTAGTTCATATAAGTAGATAGCCAAATCTCTAATAG encodes:
- a CDS encoding 50S ribosomal protein L41e — translated: MKRSSRRWKKKGRMRWKWYKKRLRRLKRERKRART
- the dapA gene encoding 4-hydroxy-tetrahydrodipicolinate synthase yields the protein MFKGVYPAIVTPFKNEEIDYSGLEENINFLIENGVSGIVAVGTTGESPTLSHEEHKKVIEKVVDIVNGRVQVIAGAGSNCTKEAVELSIFAEDVGADAVLSITPYYNKPTQEGLKRHFGKIAESINIPIVLYNVPSRTSVNLEPKTVKALAEEYSNISAVKEANPNLSQVSELIHDAKVTVLSGNDELTLPIIALGGKGVISVVANVVPKEFVEMVNYALNGDFEKAREIHYRLFPLMKALFIETNPIPVKTALNMMGRPAGELRLPLCEMSEEHKKILEKVLKDLGLI
- the gatC gene encoding Asp-tRNA(Asn) amidotransferase subunit GatC; the protein is MDEKTIEKIRKEAEEIINKFSEVLEKYNLEMEESYYIVDSRNVLRDDEAIESNPEFREKFLKIAPKVNKEGYVVVEKGSWLK
- a CDS encoding Rrf2 family transcriptional regulator translates to MKVEGITKKIMEHLKEPITIRELAKKLNMHPKNLDVKIRVLRDLGLVETKKGRNGGVRLTREGLYLLEKGEITLGALKLQIVAKDRIGLLADITSRISKIGGNITSTVLERDGEDVVIYLIVENVDKDEIKNALNDVVKKISIIW
- the cyaB gene encoding class IV adenylate cyclase is translated as MIEVEVKVKIDDKDKIAEQLKNLGFKFVKKKFQEDIYFNGIDRDFRETDEALRIRDEDGKFFVTYKGPKIDKISKTREEIEVGIEDKEKMRQIFIKLGFKEVPPIRKVREIYKKDDIGASIDEVEGLGLFLELEKSIPDINKKDKVLDELMEILKSLNISRENIIRKSYLELRGLQ